The DNA segment CCCATGTTCTTTAATTGCATTAACGGTTGTTGGGTCCATTGCTAACCCCGTTATTTCTATTTTTGTCATTGAGTTACTACCAGCTTTGTCATTAAATTACTACCAATTCAGCTTCTAATGCACCCGCTTGATCAAGTGCTTGTAAAATTGACATTAAATCGTCTGGCGATGCACCTAAACTATTAATAGCTCGGACAATAACCTCTAGAGATGTACCTTCAGGCACAATAAACATCGGGTTATCGCCTTTCTGTATATAGATTGACGACTCTGGTGTTATCGCAGTATTACCATTAGAGAATGCATTGGGTTGACTTACATTTGAGCGTTCATTAATGGTTACCGTTAAATTACCGTGACTAACAGCCGCTTTGCGCACCTTCACATTCGCCCCCATGACCACAGTCCCTGTTCGACTATTAAACACAATACGCGGTTTAACTCGACCTAACTCAATTTCTATCTCTTCTAACATCGACATGAAGGTAACGCGTTGACGGGCATCAACGGGTGCGGCCACGGTCACACGATGTTGTCCTTGCGCTTGTGCTACGCCGTCACCAAAAATAGCATTGATGGCAAGTTCGATGTTACGCGCCGTTTTAAAGTTCGGTGTTTTAAGATTAAGTACCACTTCTTTTGCGCTAATAAAATTCGTTTGGATCTCTTTTTCAATCGTGCCCCCGTTAGGGATAATACCCACAGTCGGCGTATTCACTGTCACTGAAGAACCAGAGCTACCTGTCGCTTTTATGCCGCCAACCACAAGGTTACCTTGAGCCGTAGCATATATTTCACCATCCATACCACGTAACGGTGTTAATAACAGGGTGCCACCACGTAAGCTTTTCGCATCACCAATCGAAGACACGGTAATATTGATGGTTTGACCTTTACCAACCTGAGATGCCACCTCAGCAGTGATCATAACTGCTGCCACATTTTTTAATTTAGGGTTGCCTTTATCACCGAGTTTTACGCCAAACTGCTGCAACATATTAATCATTGACTGAGTCGTAAATTTCACCTGACTCTTATCCCCCGAGCCATCTAAACCCACAACAAGCCCATAGCCAATCAGCTGATGTTTACGTAGCCCTTGGATATCGGTAATATCCAATAACATACGCTGATATGCAGCACTGACACCGACAGATAACAGTGTCGAACATAATAACACTGATAACAATATTAGTTTCTTCATTCATTTAACCTAAGTTATATTGTCTCTAAATCACAATCCTGAATACGTTCTAGCAACCACTGATTGATGACTAAAAAGGAAACCACTTACTATTAATGAATCGTGTAAACCAACCTTGTTGATTCGATTCAGCAAGTTCGCCACGCCCAGCATAAGTAATATTCGCATCTGCAAGTCTTCGAGAGCTTATTCGATTCGACTTATCAATGTCCTCAACCCGGACTAAACCTGTCAAACGAATATACTCATCCCCTTGGTTGAGTTTGATCCATTTCTCACCACGAATACGCAACGCGCCAGTCGGTAAAATTTCAGCCACCGTCACCGTAATCGCACCAGATAATGCATTTTGTTGACTTGATGTACCACCACCATTAAATGATCGGTCAGAGCCAAAACTAAACGAACCTGTTGCATCAAAAGACGGCAGATTACTGGCATAATCACCACTAGCTTTAGCGTTCTTTTTAATGCCTGAGTTTGCTCGCTTACTAGACTGAGTCTGCTCTTCGAGTATTACCGTTAAAATATCACCGACCTTGTATGCGCGACGATCTTGAAACATATTTAATAGCGAATAATTAGCTAATAAACTACCATCACCTAGGGTAGTTGTATCACTGCGTACTATCGGTTTAGTGGTGATAGTAGGTGACCATTCTGCCTCACCCGGTTTTGCCTCTAACACATTGTAAACGCTATCGGCACAACCTCCTAAAAGTGCACAAACACTCAGTTTCACCAGCCATTTCGCCAACATAATGAGTACCTATCGGTTATAAAGTTTGAGTAACGAACTGCAACATTTTATCCGCAGCAGACACCACTTTGGCATTCATTTCATAAGCGCGTTGCGTCGAAATCATATCTACCATTTCTTCCACTACACTGACATTTGAACCTT comes from the Moritella yayanosii genome and includes:
- the flgH gene encoding flagellar basal body L-ring protein FlgH gives rise to the protein MLAKWLVKLSVCALLGGCADSVYNVLEAKPGEAEWSPTITTKPIVRSDTTTLGDGSLLANYSLLNMFQDRRAYKVGDILTVILEEQTQSSKRANSGIKKNAKASGDYASNLPSFDATGSFSFGSDRSFNGGGTSSQQNALSGAITVTVAEILPTGALRIRGEKWIKLNQGDEYIRLTGLVRVEDIDKSNRISSRRLADANITYAGRGELAESNQQGWFTRFINSKWFPF
- a CDS encoding flagellar basal body P-ring protein FlgI, whose protein sequence is MKKLILLSVLLCSTLLSVGVSAAYQRMLLDITDIQGLRKHQLIGYGLVVGLDGSGDKSQVKFTTQSMINMLQQFGVKLGDKGNPKLKNVAAVMITAEVASQVGKGQTINITVSSIGDAKSLRGGTLLLTPLRGMDGEIYATAQGNLVVGGIKATGSSGSSVTVNTPTVGIIPNGGTIEKEIQTNFISAKEVVLNLKTPNFKTARNIELAINAIFGDGVAQAQGQHRVTVAAPVDARQRVTFMSMLEEIEIELGRVKPRIVFNSRTGTVVMGANVKVRKAAVSHGNLTVTINERSNVSQPNAFSNGNTAITPESSIYIQKGDNPMFIVPEGTSLEVIVRAINSLGASPDDLMSILQALDQAGALEAELVVI